The Tepidisphaeraceae bacterium genome includes the window ACTCGACCGACGCGTTGCCGATTCGCGACCCGGACATCGCGCGGGCGCTGCGATATATTCGCCACCACGCGACCGAACGGCCCATGTCGATCGACGACGTCCTCGAGCAGGTTGCGTTGACGCGCCGAACGTTCGAACGCCGCTTCCGCGTCGCCATGGACTGCAGCCCGCAGGAGGAGATCCAGCGGGTGCGCCTGGAACGGGCCAAGGACCTGCTGGCCAAGACGGACCTGCCCGTTCCCGATGTGGCTGATGCTGCAGGATTTGGGAACGTCAACCGCTTCGGTATCGCGTTCAAAAGCTATACCGGAGTCACCCCCATCAAGTACCGCCGCCAGTTCCGGCCAGCTCGCAAGCCCCAAGGGCAGTAAAATCCCTCATCTCTGTCGCAATGCGCGGAAAATTTTGCCGCAAAACGCGCTGGTTAGACATCTAATTAAGGGGTATTCTCCCAGTGCACATCGAACGGTTGCTCCGCTAACGGCCTCGGTCGCTGGCGGGGGTTGGAAAAGAGAGACGACGGCATTCGGCGAGCTCCTCGCCAGATCGAGAGACATTTCATGCGTCACCTTCGTCACCCGCGCGCATTTACGCTCGTTGAACTTCTGGTGGTCATTGGCATCATTGCGCTACTGATCAGTATATTGCTGCCGTCGCTGAATAAGGCGCGTCAGTCGGCCAGGACGCTGGCTGGCCTGTCGAACCTGCGCCAGATCGGGCTGGGCCTGCAGATGTACGCCCACAACAACAACGGCTCACTGCCGATCTGCCTCAATGCGAACCAGACTTGGGCCTACTACATCAACCCCTATGTGGGCGGCAAGGGTGACACGTACGGCGACGCCACCCTGTCAAAGGTGTTCCAGGACCCCAGCGCCGCGATGGACGGTGGCGTGCTGCACTACACGGCCAATCCGATCCTGATCACCGACATCTCGCGCACCTACGGTCCGTCCGCTGTTAGGCTTTTGAAGTCGTACAAGCTTTCCCAGATCCGCCCGACCCCTGCTGAGATCGCGACCGTCTTCGACGGTGCGCAGATGGCACGTTCCGGACGCAACGGCAATTGTGAGGGCATCGCGTTCCAACTCGACAACGGTTGGATGGTCGGCCTCGAGCCGTCGTTCAACACCGCTTATCGTAGACCGAATCAAACAGGCATGACAAATTCAATCCATCTCCGTGCCAACCTTGACGATCACACGACGCTCGGCGCATGGCCGGCCGGTGGCGACATCCGTTATCGACAGGGCACGGTGAAGCGCCCGGCCGTCAACCTCGTCTTTGCCGATGGGCATGCCGAGACAAAGATGCGCGGAGACGTTCGTCGCTTTAACATTCGCCCGTACCGCAATAACTAAGCGCCATTCGTTCTCCCTTTTTGTCGCGGGCGTGTGATCCTCACCGTCCGCGGCATTTCTGTTGAGATCACAGGAGTTGTGCGATGACCGTCCGCTGGAAGCAAATCAAAATTGCTGTGATGGGGCTGATGTTGTCGTTGGCGCCCACCGCGATCGCCCAGCAGGTCGCCACGGACGAACCGCAGCGCATCGCCAACGGCACCTTCGAACTTGCCAGCACCGACGGCACGCCCAACGGCTGGCCCGCGACAACGGACACCGTGCAGTGGCCGGTCGAGCAGGGCAATCGTTTTCTGCGACTGCAGAGCGTGCGGCCGGGCGAGATGGTGTCGGTCTACCAGGCGGTGCCGTTGACCGCGGAGGACAAGGCGATCGACGTCAGCTATCGCGTGCGCTACGACGACGTGAAGCTTGGC containing:
- a CDS encoding prepilin-type N-terminal cleavage/methylation domain-containing protein gives rise to the protein MRHLRHPRAFTLVELLVVIGIIALLISILLPSLNKARQSARTLAGLSNLRQIGLGLQMYAHNNNGSLPICLNANQTWAYYINPYVGGKGDTYGDATLSKVFQDPSAAMDGGVLHYTANPILITDISRTYGPSAVRLLKSYKLSQIRPTPAEIATVFDGAQMARSGRNGNCEGIAFQLDNGWMVGLEPSFNTAYRRPNQTGMTNSIHLRANLDDHTTLGAWPAGGDIRYRQGTVKRPAVNLVFADGHAETKMRGDVRRFNIRPYRNN